One Nymphaea colorata isolate Beijing-Zhang1983 chromosome 12, ASM883128v2, whole genome shotgun sequence genomic window, TTATTATTGAAATTATACTGCATATAGGGTATTCTATAGctcctaagtcacatgggtacaggtaCGGTTTCGGTACTGGTACAGAGATACGGGTATGGACacgacaactttaaaaaatatgggTACAAGGGATATGGtagaatgtatgtatgtatatatgcaaaataatacaaaaaaataaaaatgaaagcaacgTTTTAATAAACTaatgatacaaataaaaaatatatgttaatgaacagTAACTCtaagaatagaatgaaaagtaaggaggaaaaaattaaatcaaggtaaaattaagcagtttggatctaaaggtacccaagtgtgtccaagtacccattttgggtatgggtacgacaacacgggtacgtggaccttactgaagtacccatgtggcTTAGTATAGCTTCTAATGGTAGGATGAAAGAATTCCTTATCCTGCTGTCATGTTGTAAGGACTGTCTCGGAGATAACTTTGCTACACTGTGCATGGGGAATAATGACATACTCATAATAGTATATTCATATGTAATCTTTAATGCCCATGAAACCTAGATCAAGCCTAACTGCAGCCAATTTTTCTAGACAGAAAAGCTGCCTACTCCTAATCAATCTTTTGCGAAATAGGTGGATCAGTTTTCTAACTTTCCTTTTCATTGCTAAATCCCATTGAGTATGTTAGTGAAAAGGGTTATCAAACACCCTAAATCCATCAAATTTCTGCAAAACAAAAGGCTTGCATCATTTATCTGATGCAGTCAAACACATAATGAGATGCACATACTAGTGACAGTTAACAAGAGATAGAGTTCACATTAGGTTTgttccatagtcacaaataatgtcgagttttaaacggcgaggtttttctcgatTATAATACAACGATcttgaaaaaatcagaaaaaatacagtaaatttttaaaaattttaaaaaactaaaaatggaggaaaaataaaataagtgagaaactaataacaccaacatcaaaagataagtagattgcaacaaataaaaaatagaaaaaaaaactttttggcattaaaaaaactaaaaaaatgcaaaaagtgaaaaaacgtgttaaataatgcttttttttttcgttttcaacgtttttttttaaaaaaaagaacacttttcttaaagttttaaacggccatttaatttatcgcgttttGTTTCGAAAAAAGCGCGTTTTCTGTGACTGGAACTTTGTTCATGGATTCCAACTCAAATGCTTTCTCAGGTACTTAGTTGATCcatgttttccttcatttattttttcatatctgcTCATCTGCTTCTTAGTAGATGTGGCAGTTATCTCACTATGCAGGCCTACTGCTTAAATGATATTTGTTGGAGTCTTAGGTGAAACTATATTGAGGATATGATCCATGGGAAATGAAGTTCACATGAAGAAGCATGTATTTGTTGGCAAAAGTTGTTCATAACTAACATCTCTGTAGTCAACGAACCTGAGGTATAACTAGTTTCTAATTGGCAAATGTGGAATATTTCACCTGAAGCTATGAAAAGCCAGTCAAATCTGAAGgagatgaacattttttttttcacttaatcTGTTGGATCAGAGACTGTGTATAGTATAGCTTCCCGAGTCTAATGGGCGAATCCTGTATGTCAATCAGCATACTTAGAAATTTTACCTTTTAATGCCTTCTGTTTTGGTTTGGATATGTGATTGGCACATTTTTGGACATTGAATGAGCTGTATTGAACAGTCTAATTCATAAAATGCAGCTTTAGTTTATTCACAATCTGaggctctttttttctctttagctGAAGACAATGATCGATAATGAGGCATTAGCTCTAACGAATTATAGCGCTCTTGATCAATACTTGAAAGACTTTGAGCGCCAACTGCTTTATGGGCCGGTTTTTTGGAACATGTAAGATGCTtattcccttcttttccttcacagcTCACACCTGTTCCCCCaatttttctatgttattttttatggttCTACAGTTTATTTCTTGCCTTCTGTTTGTGTAGAACATTATCCTCTAGTGCAGAGGTCCTGCCTGTGGAAACTGGGGCACGAATGACAGATAATGATGTGTGCCATAATGAAAGCACAAAGAAGCAGCAAAGTTTTGATGCTGTAACACCATGGGATGTGTTAACACTTGCAAAACAGGCAGTGGTGGCTTCCAAAGAAGCTGCATCTTTATTGTCAGATTCTAGGAACCTAGCCACTGATTTTGAAGAGCTACATTCACCAGGGTCTGCTTCTCAACTGTTTGATCTTCTTTGAGTGTACATATCAAtttattatattcttttgatttatttcttgtttattttggtgTAAAACTTAGTCTGATGAGGGAAGAATTTGTTGATGAGAATTGCCTAGAAGAGATAACCGTAAGGTCAAACAAGCATTTGGAGAGGAAAGCAAAGAGACAGAAGTTGCCCAAAAAGGCAAAGGACCTTCAAGCCATTCCTTCACAAGTTCCAGATAAGAACCGGAGAGTCAATCTCAAAAGCTTTGATCCTGAGGATCCTCTCAGGTTATTCTTGTCAGGTCCTGAAACAACGGAGCTTTTgacagcaaaagaagaagaaaagcactTTTCCCAAGTTCAGGCATGTTTGCTTTTCATAGGAAGGTCTATAGATTGTTACTCCATGAGCGAGATTCTGACATAAGTTGCTCAACGCTATTGCAGGATCTTATGAAACTTGAGGAATTAAAACAGCAGCTGCACTTGCAGTCCGGTCGTGTGCCAACATTAGTTGAATGGGCTGAAGCTGTTGGCACAAGCTGCCATGTTCTGCAGTCACGCCTTCATTTGGGGATGAAGAGTAGAGATAAAATGATTTATGCTAACCTCCGTTTGGTGGTTTATATTGCTAAAAGTTACCAAGGCATGGGAATTAGCTTGCAAGATTTGCTTCAGGTACTATTGAGAAATGAGAAATCTTCCTGCTGTATATGTTACCATCAACAGTTTAGTTACATCCTTGTGATAGGTAGCTTTGCAAACAATTGATGCCCTGAGCTATCCTAAACACTCTAAAATGCGGTACTTGTGTTTTCTTGCATAATGCAAACAGCATGTTCTCACCATCACTAATGAGAAGTTTTCATATATAGTTTGTAATGTTTTTTCTGCAATATGAGGATCAGATTTTTTTGTCACTCTAAAACACATTTAAGCATGAAAATTCCTCATCTCAGCATGCTCTGTTTTAATAAACTACTAGCAAAAAATTAATTATCAGTTCAGATTATGCaaaccctttttatttttttgtcttttatagGTGTTGGAACTGCACTGAGTTTATGTGCCTGTACACCTAAGCACACATGCGTGCATGTTTTTCTGTGTTTGGTgtcttcatagttcatacatgagcatgtatatatatatatatatattatgacgTGTCATGTACTAtgcatgttatatgtatatgagtGCCAAAATGTCATTAATAGTTGAAATGACTTAGTTCTACATATCTTAACAAAATTGACCATATAATTGTATATTTGCATCTTTTGAAAATCTATGGGAGTTTGACATCCTTCTTATTTGTGCAAAATATCATATCAGACAAAGAATCTTGTTCTGAGCTGAAATCTCATTattgtgtctgtgtgtgtttgtactttgtacaGCGTGCTTTTGTCTAACATGAATGATATCCTTTGTCATTTTGGGTCTTCATCTGCTTGACACATTGGTTTAATAGAACAATTATTTTTTGCAATATCGTACACCTGTCACTTGAtctgtttaaaataatttatggtttctgattttttctaaAAGGCTGAAAgacattttgcttttttttttaattgtaaatAAGATGACGTCTGTTCTTGCAGGCAGGAAGTATGGGCCTTATAAGAAGTTTAGAGAAGTTTAATCCCAGATGTGGTTGTCGATTTTCAACATATGCATACTGGTGGATACGCCAATCAATTAGAAGGGCTATATTTCAGAATTCAAGGACCATAAGAATACCGGTATAACCCTTTTTGCAATTGCAATCATTTGTGACATATTTGCGTAGGTGTCTTCGTGAAAAAATAACCTGAAACCTGGAAAATTTCTAgtgattgaagaagaaaaacagttCTTAGgtattttaattcttttgttcaaaaatgagatttttttgcCTTTCCAACATTGCTAATGATGTAATATGCATATGTACGATGCTTTGGATTCTATAAGCATGAAACACTTCTGCGCACAGTGCATTTGTAACTTGTTCATATTTTTCAGTTTATCAAAATGAGGTC contains:
- the LOC116266333 gene encoding RNA polymerase sigma factor sigF, chloroplastic → MEAANRLCSQSFLTSSAYLKANHPALPCPTSVLLFHERTPLVVRAMSTTSTLCHFPASVLLQEQRDDTRHSLHIARDDRTSELKTMIDNEALALTNYSALDQYLKDFERQLLYGPVFWNITLSSSAEVLPVETGARMTDNDVCHNESTKKQQSFDAVTPWDVLTLAKQAVVASKEAASLLSDSRNLATDFEELHSPGLMREEFVDENCLEEITVRSNKHLERKAKRQKLPKKAKDLQAIPSQVPDKNRRVNLKSFDPEDPLRLFLSGPETTELLTAKEEEKHFSQVQDLMKLEELKQQLHLQSGRVPTLVEWAEAVGTSCHVLQSRLHLGMKSRDKMIYANLRLVVYIAKSYQGMGISLQDLLQAGSMGLIRSLEKFNPRCGCRFSTYAYWWIRQSIRRAIFQNSRTIRIPESVYGILKQIRDTRRLCIQEGHTPTNEELARRIGITVERLTEILMSTRKPTSLQQSTWMDQDVTFQEVTADPKVECPEVSINKQLMRRHIRNLLSILTPKERKIIRYRYGMDGGKCHSLSEVGETLGLSKERIRQVENRAIDKLRKCSESHGLAAYSHLLM